Proteins from a genomic interval of Providencia stuartii:
- a CDS encoding phage tail protein I — MNNRLLPTGSSTLELAAAEACAQIERVPIPIRELWNPDLCPVHLLPYLAWAFSVDRWDKNWTEKAKRDAIKAAMFIHKHKGTIGALRRVVEPLGYLIRVVEWWKTNETAGTFRLDIGVLETGITEEMYQELEALIFDAKPASRHLAGLTIQLETRGEFYCGASSYTGDSLTVYAYTPPLISVSGLDVQGAAIHLIDEMRINPQ; from the coding sequence ATGAATAATCGTTTACTGCCTACCGGCTCATCAACCTTAGAACTGGCCGCCGCCGAGGCTTGCGCGCAAATCGAACGTGTGCCCATTCCGATTCGTGAACTTTGGAACCCTGATTTATGCCCTGTGCATTTACTGCCTTACTTAGCGTGGGCGTTCAGCGTTGATCGCTGGGATAAAAACTGGACGGAAAAAGCTAAGCGCGACGCGATTAAAGCCGCGATGTTTATCCATAAACACAAGGGAACGATTGGCGCACTGCGTCGCGTAGTTGAGCCTCTCGGTTATTTAATTCGTGTTGTTGAATGGTGGAAAACCAACGAAACCGCCGGCACGTTTCGCCTTGATATTGGGGTACTGGAAACTGGCATTACCGAAGAAATGTATCAAGAGTTAGAAGCACTAATTTTTGATGCCAAGCCAGCGAGCCGTCATTTGGCTGGGCTCACTATTCAACTGGAAACACGCGGTGAATTTTATTGCGGAGCATCTAGCTACACCGGTGATTCATTGACGGTTTACGCTTATACACCGCCGTTAATTTCGGTTTCTGGTCTTGATGTTCAAGGTGCGGCTATTCACTTAATTGATGAAATGAGGATTAATCCACAATGA